One genomic region from Mycoplasmopsis columbina encodes:
- a CDS encoding MAG5620 family putative phospho-sugar mutase: protein MTKIKLFQIDNFFVFKKIKSKKDLNFSLNIFAQALMKYFNFEKNQNLLISYQGNIIQQNLFNNFVEFFTNFSNVYIFNKNVSIPLNLDEYVLNNMNFDYLIKGSWHRNTQSLKIKIYSFKHQIDFSNLNKVLNYYNKASYILNKTNRENLKFLNLNNIIKDYAKNGSGSTSFENLKERYKAITFLSLENYVLKNIVKEIFKYYKNNYHFTLYTFKTFVYKKIFNFLSKKNQHRHHKISFKLDSNDHLNVWFEINKKFIKFSSTDLVLLYLNFFFEEVKRNGISFDSKFVLISHESDYKLVELLKMYKIKYFYYSTQNLDKLKDPNCWFAFVNNKFLANPSYAKTFDNFHFILCLMWMMNTYSNRNNLLNFKLKQLEELFGVSEHKITYQKINQNLLPFLIKSAKLMINKKSKLNIFDKINIFDAFEEDNLILFKFLSDSKNSLTLSYNYMTNKLKIDSQICEQYDYESKNTFLNKIKIKIFTFILIKKAKKLEKIAKKEIKK from the coding sequence ATGACAAAAATTAAACTATTTCAAATTGATAATTTTTTCGTTTTTAAAAAAATTAAGAGCAAAAAAGATTTAAACTTCTCTTTAAATATTTTTGCTCAAGCATTAATGAAATATTTTAACTTTGAAAAAAATCAAAATCTTCTTATTTCATATCAAGGCAACATAATTCAGCAAAATTTATTCAATAATTTTGTTGAATTTTTTACAAATTTTTCAAACGTCTACATATTTAACAAAAATGTTTCAATTCCTTTAAATTTAGATGAATATGTTTTAAATAACATGAATTTTGATTATTTAATTAAGGGCTCATGACACCGCAATACACAAAGTTTAAAAATCAAAATTTATTCTTTTAAACATCAAATAGATTTTTCCAATTTAAACAAAGTTTTAAACTACTATAACAAAGCTTCATACATATTAAACAAGACAAATAGGGAAAATTTAAAATTTTTAAACTTAAACAACATAATTAAAGATTATGCAAAAAATGGCAGTGGTTCAACATCTTTTGAAAATTTAAAAGAAAGATATAAAGCAATAACTTTTTTAAGTTTAGAAAATTATGTTTTAAAAAACATTGTTAAAGAAATTTTTAAATATTATAAAAATAATTATCATTTTACTTTGTATACCTTTAAAACTTTTGTTTATAAAAAAATATTCAATTTTTTAAGTAAGAAAAATCAACATAGACATCATAAAATAAGTTTCAAATTAGATTCAAATGATCATCTTAATGTATGATTTGAAATAAACAAAAAATTTATCAAATTCAGTTCAACTGATTTAGTTTTACTTTATCTTAATTTCTTTTTTGAAGAAGTAAAAAGAAATGGAATAAGTTTTGACAGTAAATTTGTTTTAATTTCACACGAATCAGACTATAAATTAGTTGAATTATTAAAAATGTATAAAATAAAATATTTTTATTATTCAACACAAAATCTAGATAAATTAAAAGATCCTAATTGTTGATTTGCTTTTGTAAACAACAAATTTTTAGCAAATCCATCTTATGCAAAGACTTTTGATAATTTTCACTTCATTTTGTGCTTAATGTGAATGATGAACACATATAGTAACAGAAATAATCTATTAAATTTCAAATTAAAACAATTAGAAGAATTATTTGGAGTTTCCGAACACAAAATTACTTATCAAAAGATTAATCAAAACTTACTTCCTTTTTTGATAAAAAGTGCAAAATTAATGATTAATAAAAAATCAAAACTTAATATTTTTGACAAAATTAATATTTTTGATGCTTTTGAAGAAGACAATTTAATATTGTTTAAATTTTTAAGTGATAGTAAAAATTCTCTTACTTTGTCTTATAACTATATGACAAACAAATTAAAAATTGATTCACAAATATGCGAACAGTATGACTATGAATCAAAAAATACTTTTCTAAACAAAATCAAAATAAAAATTTTTACTTTTATACTTATAAAAAAGGCGAAAAAGTTAGAAAAAATTGCAAAAAAAGAAATTAAAAAATAA
- the rpsD gene encoding 30S ribosomal protein S4, whose protein sequence is MRYNGPVFKKARRYGFSILETGKEFAKGKQRRYAPGQHGNKRVKLSDYGLHLYEKQKVKFVYGISEKQMKKYYARAIKIKGIAGTNLLQLLESRLDNLVYRAGLASTRRQARQLVAHGHFEVNGKKADIPSMHIDLGSEITLKVKSQKNSEVTKALESRTTAAWLTLNKEKFSFKFDRLPERNELHAEIKENYIIEFYSK, encoded by the coding sequence ATGAGATACAACGGTCCAGTGTTTAAAAAAGCACGTCGTTACGGTTTTTCAATTTTAGAAACTGGTAAAGAATTTGCTAAAGGTAAACAAAGAAGATATGCACCAGGTCAACACGGAAACAAACGTGTTAAACTATCTGATTATGGTCTTCACCTTTATGAAAAACAAAAAGTTAAATTTGTTTATGGCATTAGCGAAAAACAAATGAAAAAATACTATGCACGTGCAATTAAAATTAAAGGTATTGCTGGTACAAACTTATTACAATTATTAGAAAGTCGTTTAGACAATTTAGTTTATCGTGCTGGTTTAGCTTCAACACGTCGTCAAGCAAGACAATTAGTTGCTCACGGTCATTTTGAAGTAAATGGTAAAAAAGCAGATATTCCTTCAATGCACATTGATTTAGGAAGTGAAATTACTTTAAAAGTTAAATCACAAAAAAATTCAGAAGTTACTAAAGCATTGGAATCAAGAACTACAGCTGCTTGATTGACTTTAAACAAAGAAAAATTCAGCTTCAAATTTGATAGATTACCTGAAAGAAACGAACTTCACGCTGAAATTAAAGAAAACTACATCATCGAGTTCTACTCAAAATAG
- the rpmE gene encoding 50S ribosomal protein L31 gives MKKDLHPEYHIVEVACQTCGKKFSFKSTKKQFSVDVCSGCHVVYTGDKTKTKATGMIDKFNQRFAKSQQKQKEAK, from the coding sequence ATGAAAAAAGATCTTCACCCAGAATATCACATAGTTGAAGTTGCTTGCCAAACATGTGGTAAAAAATTTTCATTTAAATCAACTAAAAAACAATTTTCAGTAGATGTTTGTTCAGGATGTCACGTTGTTTATACAGGTGACAAAACAAAAACTAAAGCAACAGGAATGATTGACAAATTCAACCAACGTTTTGCTAAATCACAACAAAAACAAAAAGAAGCTAAATAA
- a CDS encoding transcription antitermination protein NusB, whose protein sequence is MSQTIKTKSRRTLRIEIINALYSAEVMNEKFQVNQFFEADWNLSNEQFEALEKISKNYDYYKKLIEKFIAHGWTWERLSPLHRAIFLNATNEFFAKLLPKIVINEAIEICKLFFDDSSYKMVNGILQNIYSHLVVTEMLSRQVEKHEK, encoded by the coding sequence ATGTCACAAACTATAAAAACTAAATCAAGAAGAACACTAAGAATAGAAATTATTAATGCTCTATATTCAGCTGAAGTAATGAATGAAAAATTCCAAGTGAATCAATTTTTCGAAGCGGATTGAAATTTATCAAATGAACAATTTGAAGCATTAGAAAAAATTTCAAAAAACTATGATTATTACAAAAAATTAATTGAGAAATTTATTGCTCATGGATGAACTTGAGAAAGACTTTCACCGTTACATAGAGCTATTTTTCTCAATGCAACTAATGAATTTTTTGCAAAATTGTTACCAAAAATAGTAATAAATGAAGCTATTGAAATTTGCAAATTATTTTTTGATGACTCTTCTTACAAAATGGTTAATGGAATTTTACAAAACATTTATAGTCACTTAGTTGTTACTGAAATGCTTTCTAGACAAGTAGAAAAACATGAGAAATAA
- a CDS encoding ABC transporter ATP-binding protein, with the protein MTKNKKITTFSILKNFFSFLEKREKWMVVLGITFAILSSISIVVASFFTGIVITQIFEPSIKEENQFNTQYFVTLTVIMSLLFILYSVFGYLQNRIFVHISLKSATKIRGMAMNKLILMPTAFYDREMTGDLISTLVNDVNNVSNGVTKLLSSLFTNIFTLLFGVISMIFISSVLAIIIVVLTLLFMSITLWWLRKVRPAMIQTQNAFGDLNGYVEEMLRNTKITQTFDAQEKAQKGFNEIAQRIYKHAFIGDFYQRIFEPWFIFVSNTIVIVAIVLALIFKNNNISTYGILYNQADTGFTVALITSIFTFTGNFQALITLVLNLQLGFASSTRVFRLLELNPPTDPVDTVKLPKDVEGMIRFDKVWFKYNPDLASYQLRDASFYAKGGQTIAIVGPTGAGKTTIINLLSKFYYYQRGSITLDGIELNKIDKHDLRDVMAVVLQDSFMFNDTVLNNLKIAKPDATLEEVREVAKMLSADDFIQKMKNGYDTMIENNGLSLSQGERQLLAIVRAILGNKKILILDEATSNVDSNTEKIIQNALQEKIMKGKTSIVIAHRLSTIKNANLILVIENGQIIEKGDHQELMALKGYYWNLYETQFK; encoded by the coding sequence ATGACAAAAAATAAAAAAATTACAACTTTTAGCATTTTAAAAAACTTTTTCTCTTTTCTTGAAAAAAGAGAAAAATGAATGGTTGTTTTAGGAATTACTTTTGCAATTCTTAGTTCTATTTCAATAGTTGTTGCTTCTTTCTTTACCGGAATAGTAATTACTCAAATTTTTGAACCAAGTATTAAAGAAGAAAACCAATTTAACACTCAATATTTTGTAACTCTAACGGTAATCATGAGTTTATTATTCATTCTTTATTCGGTTTTTGGTTATTTACAAAATAGAATTTTTGTTCATATCTCTCTAAAATCAGCAACAAAAATAAGAGGTATGGCTATGAATAAATTGATTTTAATGCCAACTGCTTTTTATGATCGTGAAATGACAGGTGACTTAATTTCTACTTTAGTTAATGATGTGAATAATGTTTCTAACGGGGTTACTAAATTATTAAGTTCGCTTTTTACAAATATTTTTACATTGCTTTTTGGTGTAATTTCAATGATTTTTATTAGTTCTGTTTTAGCAATCATTATAGTAGTTTTAACTTTATTGTTTATGTCTATCACTCTTTGATGACTTAGAAAAGTTCGCCCTGCTATGATTCAAACTCAAAATGCATTTGGTGATTTAAATGGTTATGTTGAAGAAATGTTAAGAAACACCAAAATTACTCAAACATTTGATGCTCAGGAAAAAGCACAAAAAGGTTTTAATGAAATTGCCCAAAGAATCTATAAACATGCATTTATTGGTGATTTTTATCAAAGAATTTTTGAACCATGATTTATTTTTGTTTCTAATACTATAGTAATTGTTGCAATTGTTTTAGCTTTGATTTTTAAAAATAATAATATTTCTACATATGGAATTTTATACAATCAAGCTGATACCGGTTTTACAGTCGCATTAATTACCTCTATTTTCACTTTTACTGGTAATTTTCAAGCTTTAATTACGTTGGTTTTAAACTTACAATTAGGCTTTGCTTCTTCAACACGTGTATTCAGATTGTTGGAATTAAACCCACCAACTGATCCAGTTGATACTGTCAAATTACCAAAAGATGTAGAGGGTATGATACGTTTCGATAAAGTTTGATTTAAGTATAATCCTGATTTAGCTTCATATCAATTACGTGATGCATCGTTTTATGCAAAAGGTGGTCAAACAATTGCTATTGTTGGACCAACAGGAGCAGGAAAAACAACCATTATTAATCTATTAAGTAAATTCTATTACTATCAAAGAGGCTCTATTACTTTAGATGGAATTGAATTAAACAAAATTGATAAACACGATTTACGTGATGTTATGGCCGTTGTTTTACAAGATTCATTTATGTTCAATGACACTGTTCTTAATAATCTTAAAATTGCAAAACCTGATGCAACTTTAGAAGAGGTTAGGGAAGTTGCTAAAATGTTATCAGCAGATGATTTTATCCAAAAAATGAAAAATGGATATGATACTATGATTGAAAATAACGGTCTTAGCCTTTCTCAAGGTGAAAGACAACTTCTTGCTATCGTTCGTGCCATTTTAGGTAATAAAAAAATTCTTATTCTTGATGAAGCAACAAGTAATGTGGATTCAAATACTGAAAAAATTATTCAAAATGCTTTACAAGAAAAGATTATGAAAGGTAAAACTTCCATTGTTATTGCTCACCGTCTAAGTACAATAAAAAATGCCAATTTAATCTTAGTTATCGAAAATGGTCAAATTATTGAAAAGGGCGATCACCAAGAATTAATGGCACTTAAAGGATATTATTGAAACCTTTATGAAACACAATTCAAATAA
- a CDS encoding ABC transporter ATP-binding protein, translating into MWKIMKMIPRKLKVLFVLGAFLILLTVAMTIFFPNLISQFIKLIFIEDKTTPIQIELLNGRILFPAAAPHIVQNYLIIAVVAITILNILITFLATMIIIYASENTSKFLRIKLFEKVQKLSLKNIADLKSESIITRLSNDVAVFWEFLVNGSTVLIKGIFMAVGSSILAFLVDVPMAVGVVTIIPILLFLVIIVGFITNPKLKKVQKSVEILTKDIEENINGIRVIKTYNLEQKKIESFTRHNSNWYKISYKIELLFATLQPVFFTLINMLIIVIYGIVANKTINQAATDQTLINLNIFIDYLYNISFGIMMTVMFLMSMFRAKVSAGRINEIFETVVENVIRNEGLVVDNNYDLKVSNLNFKYYETAPNNTLTNINFNLKFKESLGIIGPTGSGKSTLVNLIMNNYLYKDGSITIGKNELNKLQTKSIHDTVGIVYQDALLYTGTIRSNLLWAKPDATDKELYKALENACALSFVTNFEQGLDHPVVQGGRNLSGGQKQRISIARALLRNPKILILDDSTSALDNITTKKVIDNVRNNYHCSTILISQKIGPLRHSNNILVMQNGRILAQGTHNELLATCDLYQSIHSNQLDQ; encoded by the coding sequence ATGTGAAAAATTATGAAAATGATACCTAGAAAATTAAAAGTTCTTTTTGTTTTAGGTGCATTTTTAATTTTATTAACTGTTGCAATGACAATCTTTTTTCCAAATTTAATTTCACAGTTTATTAAATTAATTTTTATTGAAGATAAAACAACTCCAATTCAAATTGAATTGTTAAATGGAAGAATTTTATTTCCTGCTGCTGCACCGCACATTGTGCAAAATTATCTAATTATTGCTGTTGTTGCAATTACCATATTAAACATATTAATAACCTTTTTGGCAACAATGATAATTATTTACGCTTCAGAAAACACTAGCAAATTTTTAAGAATTAAATTATTTGAAAAAGTTCAAAAATTATCACTTAAAAACATTGCTGACTTAAAAAGTGAATCAATTATTACTCGTTTATCAAATGATGTCGCGGTTTTTTGAGAATTTTTAGTAAATGGATCAACTGTTTTAATTAAAGGTATTTTCATGGCAGTGGGAAGTAGTATCTTGGCCTTTCTTGTTGATGTACCAATGGCAGTTGGTGTTGTTACCATTATTCCTATTTTGCTCTTTTTAGTTATTATTGTTGGATTTATTACTAATCCAAAACTAAAAAAAGTTCAAAAGTCTGTAGAAATATTAACTAAAGATATTGAGGAAAATATTAATGGAATAAGAGTTATTAAAACATACAACTTAGAACAAAAGAAAATTGAGTCATTTACTCGTCATAATAGTAATTGATACAAAATTTCTTACAAAATTGAGCTACTTTTTGCAACCTTACAACCTGTTTTCTTCACATTAATTAATATGCTTATTATTGTTATTTATGGAATTGTTGCTAATAAGACTATAAATCAAGCGGCTACGGATCAAACTCTTATTAATTTAAATATTTTTATAGACTATTTATATAACATTAGTTTCGGAATAATGATGACCGTTATGTTTTTAATGTCAATGTTTAGAGCAAAAGTTTCAGCGGGAAGAATTAATGAAATTTTTGAAACAGTTGTTGAAAATGTAATTAGAAATGAAGGTTTAGTTGTTGATAATAACTATGATTTAAAAGTAAGTAATTTAAACTTTAAATACTATGAAACAGCTCCAAACAATACATTGACAAATATTAATTTCAATTTAAAATTTAAAGAAAGTCTTGGAATTATTGGTCCAACAGGTTCTGGAAAAAGTACTTTAGTTAATTTAATTATGAATAATTATCTTTATAAAGATGGATCTATTACAATTGGTAAAAATGAATTAAATAAACTACAAACAAAAAGCATTCATGATACTGTAGGAATTGTTTATCAAGATGCCTTACTTTACACAGGAACAATTCGTTCAAATTTATTATGAGCAAAACCCGATGCAACGGATAAAGAACTTTACAAAGCTTTAGAAAATGCATGTGCTTTAAGTTTTGTAACTAATTTTGAACAAGGTTTAGATCACCCTGTTGTGCAAGGCGGAAGAAATTTATCAGGTGGACAAAAACAAAGAATTTCAATTGCCCGTGCCTTATTAAGAAATCCTAAAATTTTAATTTTAGATGATTCTACTTCAGCTTTAGACAACATTACCACAAAGAAAGTTATCGATAATGTAAGAAATAACTACCACTGTTCAACTATTTTAATTTCTCAAAAAATTGGTCCACTTAGACACAGTAATAATATTTTAGTGATGCAAAATGGAAGAATTTTAGCACAAGGAACACATAATGAGTTACTTGCAACATGTGATCTCTACCAATCAATTCATAGTAATCAGCTGGATCAATAA
- the pepF gene encoding oligoendopeptidase F: MKQYKNVSDVEKQYKFDLEDILQGKKFDYWVEEFKRHLELTLKNKDSKYNNLKNYAESFELGIRTGIISNKISNYINNYTNRELNNPQYKELENKVNQLVDDFNKNFGSETVRFFKNIDKVKSWLDSDELKPYRKLLEELIDEYDHKLDDNIEEYLTKTSKANPNYEGVFTLLTDSEIDYGFVLDGKGKKHKLNPVTRRKYLKSDDKILRKNTVLQWNKSIVKHKESLANLLFQQFKTLNVEAKVRNYTSAVNMLTSKDKVDDELLQILFSKVQSLNKTIAKYRNAFKKFYELKFKEKYHPRYDSSRDLVKVKTEYTIEEMQQIVLDSLKPFGNEYYETVNKALKENWVDYMTIENKVSGAYSIGETYGIDKKYILMNFDGQFESVETLAHELGHSLHSYFADKNNNFYDSQYPIFLAEIASIFNEEMLYDHLLKTNKNDKFKFQLVEKMIDGFIGVVQRQIIWANYEYNLYNAIDKYTVNESYDSISKLYFENLKKYTNKKLKYESNFLIDCVNVPHFYYGFYVYKYAIGQLVSNYFFSKYKKEGKEYLQYYISNFLSKGGSDYPLEILKNVGVDLKSDEFYQIGFSYFEELVDEYIKLGNKIFKK, translated from the coding sequence ATGAAACAATATAAAAATGTTAGTGATGTTGAAAAACAATATAAATTTGACTTAGAAGATATTTTACAAGGTAAAAAATTTGATTATTGAGTAGAAGAATTTAAAAGACACTTAGAACTAACTTTGAAAAACAAAGATAGTAAATATAACAATCTTAAAAATTATGCTGAATCATTTGAATTAGGAATTAGAACAGGAATCATTAGCAATAAAATATCTAACTACATTAATAACTATACAAATAGAGAATTAAATAATCCACAATACAAAGAACTAGAAAATAAAGTAAATCAACTTGTTGATGATTTTAATAAAAATTTTGGTTCAGAAACTGTTAGATTTTTTAAAAATATCGACAAAGTTAAATCATGACTTGATAGTGATGAATTAAAACCTTATCGTAAATTATTAGAGGAGTTAATTGACGAATATGACCATAAATTAGACGATAACATCGAAGAATACTTAACAAAAACTTCTAAAGCTAATCCTAATTACGAGGGTGTGTTTACTCTTTTAACAGACAGTGAAATTGATTATGGTTTTGTTTTAGATGGCAAGGGTAAAAAACATAAATTAAATCCTGTAACTAGAAGAAAATATTTAAAGAGTGATGATAAAATTTTACGTAAAAACACTGTTTTACAATGAAATAAATCAATTGTAAAACATAAAGAATCCTTAGCTAATTTACTTTTCCAACAATTTAAAACATTAAATGTTGAAGCAAAAGTTAGAAATTATACTTCAGCCGTAAATATGCTAACTTCAAAAGATAAAGTTGATGATGAGTTGTTACAAATTTTATTTTCTAAAGTTCAATCATTAAATAAAACTATTGCAAAATACAGAAATGCCTTTAAAAAATTCTATGAACTTAAATTTAAAGAAAAATATCATCCAAGATATGATAGTTCTAGAGATTTAGTCAAAGTAAAAACTGAATACACCATAGAAGAAATGCAACAAATTGTTTTAGATTCATTAAAACCATTTGGTAATGAATACTATGAGACTGTAAACAAGGCTCTTAAGGAAAATTGAGTAGACTATATGACTATTGAAAATAAAGTGTCAGGAGCATATTCAATTGGTGAAACTTATGGCATTGATAAAAAATATATCTTAATGAATTTTGACGGTCAATTTGAATCAGTTGAAACTTTGGCTCATGAATTAGGCCATTCTCTTCATTCTTATTTTGCAGATAAAAATAATAATTTTTATGATAGTCAATATCCTATTTTCTTAGCAGAAATAGCTTCAATTTTCAATGAGGAAATGTTATATGATCATCTTTTAAAAACTAATAAAAACGATAAATTTAAATTTCAATTAGTCGAAAAAATGATTGATGGATTCATTGGTGTTGTGCAAAGACAAATTATTTGAGCAAACTATGAATATAACTTATATAACGCTATCGATAAATATACTGTAAATGAATCATATGATTCTATTTCAAAGCTTTATTTTGAAAATTTAAAAAAATATACAAATAAAAAACTTAAATATGAATCTAATTTCTTAATTGATTGTGTAAATGTTCCTCATTTTTATTACGGTTTCTACGTTTATAAGTATGCTATAGGTCAATTGGTTTCAAATTATTTCTTCTCTAAATACAAAAAAGAAGGTAAAGAATATTTACAATACTACATTAGTAATTTCTTAAGCAAAGGTGGTTCAGATTATCCTCTTGAAATTCTAAAAAACGTTGGTGTAGATTTAAAAAGTGATGAATTCTACCAAATTGGTTTTAGTTATTTCGAAGAATTAGTTGATGAATATATTAAATTAGGAAATAAAATTTTTAAAAAATAA
- a CDS encoding P68 family surface lipoprotein, with the protein MKKIKKSIIALSGLAVLSAPFIAASCNTGGDKEKPTPTPDPKPTPTPDPKPTPTPDPTPDPTPDPGYSEYANNAFASRALAFEEKADDEVKVGVSFSKSGDQYKTLDTAINAFNKQAEDYKAKLETLKTKETLTEEETAEKAKIEAFLKDYKKVVLKGAGSGGYNAAAEQIQQFIQGKNTQDMYNLVFNYPTVAAVLAENGMLLNFNDEDPNLATTLDSFSDSFKLDNNLTSNIINKGTWVIPAFKSTIVTAVNSPLLSYILETMETNGATINLSKYSEIKTAGANDKSEIVKKWGEAKDSETIKGILGENYVVNDDTFDTATKLIEFAEKAQGLFKNATRNSGLHILGIDDIQGFIGTVIYSAINADPSEMFTVSKVVTKKEGFTTREADYKPAISTDSPVSRKLEQLFNLLKRAMANGSIVLQGDGVYTSTEGRNHKYALGIGSTAGYRHNYVDDKDLSKNDILVLTKDSKTTEYSKASGDFTEVWQGNDHKISIRIGNHVNAIWDSKEEIEKAKDTTYSYYIKDEENKAKFTAAISTLDKTENKETPRYIFIIPVGDKYKSEYGAKLTALTEYATQNPTKLKDAGIAVKGDKEYQIFIQQMTGDTSYNLIKATSTSTLQLNELFAFGAPSKFEESDQKHVVYLQGPSLIGIRTNEGRDKATKLFVKYLLNDAHKLASGGSYIYPDQTLATFDDSGVTNKFLKVAYTNFKKVLNDSDNYETYSEIPDTRSDRFRKALGEAWRGLYTLVANSANGSIEGDYRKIIITDKLLSNEATLFQDN; encoded by the coding sequence ATGAAGAAGATTAAAAAGTCTATTATTGCCTTAAGTGGTTTAGCAGTTCTTTCTGCACCATTTATTGCAGCAAGTTGTAATACTGGAGGAGATAAAGAAAAACCAACACCTACACCGGATCCTAAACCAACACCAACACCAGATCCTAAACCAACACCAACACCAGATCCAACACCAGATCCAACACCAGATCCAGGTTATTCAGAATACGCTAACAATGCCTTTGCTTCTAGAGCTTTAGCTTTTGAAGAAAAGGCTGATGATGAAGTTAAAGTTGGTGTTTCATTCTCAAAAAGTGGAGATCAATACAAAACTTTAGATACTGCTATTAATGCTTTCAATAAACAAGCAGAAGATTATAAAGCAAAATTAGAAACATTAAAAACAAAAGAAACTTTAACAGAAGAAGAAACAGCTGAAAAAGCAAAAATTGAAGCCTTCTTAAAAGACTACAAAAAAGTTGTTTTAAAAGGTGCTGGTTCAGGTGGTTACAATGCTGCTGCTGAACAAATTCAACAATTTATTCAAGGTAAAAACACTCAAGATATGTACAACCTAGTGTTTAACTACCCAACAGTTGCTGCTGTTTTAGCAGAAAATGGAATGTTATTAAACTTTAATGATGAAGATCCTAATTTAGCAACAACTTTAGATAGCTTCAGTGATTCATTTAAGTTAGACAATAACTTAACATCTAACATTATTAACAAAGGTACATGAGTTATTCCTGCTTTCAAAAGTACAATTGTAACAGCAGTAAATTCACCATTACTTTCATACATTTTAGAAACAATGGAAACAAATGGTGCAACTATTAACTTGTCAAAATACAGTGAAATTAAAACTGCTGGAGCAAATGACAAAAGTGAAATTGTTAAAAAATGAGGTGAAGCAAAAGATTCTGAAACCATTAAAGGCATATTAGGCGAAAATTATGTAGTTAATGATGATACTTTTGATACCGCAACTAAACTTATTGAATTTGCCGAAAAAGCACAAGGATTATTTAAAAATGCAACAAGAAATTCAGGACTTCACATCTTAGGTATTGATGATATTCAAGGTTTTATTGGTACTGTAATTTACTCAGCAATTAATGCCGATCCTTCAGAAATGTTTACCGTAAGTAAAGTTGTTACTAAAAAAGAAGGATTTACTACTCGTGAAGCTGATTATAAACCTGCAATTTCAACTGACTCACCAGTGTCAAGAAAATTAGAACAATTATTTAATTTACTTAAAAGAGCAATGGCGAATGGTTCAATCGTACTTCAAGGAGATGGAGTTTATACTTCAACTGAGGGAAGAAACCACAAATATGCTTTAGGTATTGGTTCAACAGCTGGTTACAGACATAACTATGTAGATGATAAAGATCTTAGCAAAAATGATATTTTAGTTTTAACAAAAGATTCAAAAACTACTGAATACTCAAAAGCATCAGGTGATTTTACTGAAGTATGACAAGGAAATGATCACAAAATTTCAATTAGAATCGGTAATCACGTAAATGCAATTTGAGATTCAAAAGAAGAAATTGAAAAAGCTAAAGATACAACCTATAGCTACTACATTAAAGATGAAGAAAATAAAGCAAAATTTACTGCTGCAATTAGTACTCTAGATAAAACAGAAAACAAAGAAACTCCAAGATATATCTTTATTATTCCAGTAGGCGATAAATATAAATCTGAATATGGTGCAAAATTAACTGCTTTAACTGAATACGCAACTCAAAATCCTACTAAACTTAAAGATGCAGGTATTGCTGTTAAAGGTGACAAAGAATATCAAATTTTCATTCAACAAATGACAGGCGATACATCTTACAATCTTATAAAAGCAACCAGCACAAGTACTCTTCAATTAAACGAATTATTTGCTTTTGGTGCTCCTTCAAAATTTGAAGAAAGTGATCAAAAACACGTTGTTTATCTTCAAGGACCATCATTAATTGGTATTAGAACAAATGAAGGTCGTGATAAAGCAACCAAATTATTTGTTAAATACTTATTAAACGATGCTCATAAATTAGCTAGTGGTGGTTCTTACATTTATCCAGATCAAACTCTTGCAACATTCGATGATTCAGGTGTAACAAACAAATTCCTTAAAGTTGCATATACAAACTTCAAAAAAGTTCTTAATGATTCAGATAATTATGAAACATATTCAGAAATTCCTGACACTAGATCAGATAGATTTAGAAAAGCATTAGGTGAAGCTTGAAGAGGTCTTTATACATTAGTTGCTAACTCAGCAAATGGATCAATTGAGGGTGATTACCGTAAAATTATCATTACAGATAAATTACTATCAAACGAAGCAACCTTATTCCAAGATAATTAA